A genomic stretch from Melospiza georgiana isolate bMelGeo1 chromosome 29, bMelGeo1.pri, whole genome shotgun sequence includes:
- the TUBA1A gene encoding tubulin alpha-1A chain — MRECISIHVGQAGVQIGNACWELYCLEHGIQPDGQMPSDKTIGGGDDSFNTFFSETGAGKHVPRAVFVDLEPTVIDEVRTGTYRQLFHPEQLITGKEDAANNYARGHYTIGKEIIDLVLDRIRKLADQCTGLQGFLVFHSFGGGTGSGFTSLLMERLSVDYGKKSKLEFSIYPAPQVSTAVVEPYNSILTTHTTLEHSDCAFMVDNEAIYDICRRNLDIERPTYTNLNRLIGQIVSSITASLRFDGALNVDLTEFQTNLVPYPRIHFPLATYAPVISAEKAYHEQLSVAEITNACFEPANQMVKCDPRHGKYMACCLLYRGDVVPKDVNAAIATIKTKRTIQFVDWCPTGFKVGINYQPPTVVPGGDLAKVQRAVCMLSNTTAIAEAWARLDHKFDLMYAKRAFVHWYVGEGMEEGEFSEAREDMAALEKDYEEVGVDSVEGEGEEEGEEY, encoded by the exons ATG CGCGAGTGCATCTCCATCCACGTGGGCCAAGCGGGCGTGCAGATCGGCAATGCGTGCTGGGAGCTGTACTGCCTGGAGCACGGCATCCAGCCCGACGGGCAGATGCCCAGCGACAAGACCATCGGCGGGGGGGACGACTCGTTCAACACCTTCTTCAGCGAGACGGGCGCCGGCAAGCACGTGCCCCGCGCCGTGTTCGTGGACCTGGAGCCCACGGTGATCG ACGAGGTGCGCACGGGCACGTACCGGCAGCTCTTCCACCCCGAGCAGCTGATCACGGGCAAGGAGGATGCGGCCAACAACTACGCCCGCGGGCACTACACCATCGGCAAGGAGATCATCGACCTGGTGCTCGACCGCATCCGCAAGCTG GCTGACCagtgcacagggctgcagggcttCCTGGTGTTCCACAGCTTTGGCGGTGGCACCGGCTCTGGCTTCACCTCCCTGCTCATGGAGCGCCTCTCTGTCGACTACGGCAAGAAGTCCAAGCTGGAGTTCTCCATCTACCCAGCCCCGCAGGTGTCCACGGCCGTGGTGGAGCCCTACAACTCCATCCTGACCACCCACACCACCCTGGAGCACTCCGACTGCGCCTTCATGGTGGACAACGAGGCCATCTACGACATCTGCCGCCGCAACCTGGACATCGAGCGCCCCACCTACACCAACCTCAACAGGCTGATAGGCCAGATCGTGTCCTCCATCACGGCCTCTCTGCGCTTTGACGGAGCCCTGAACGTCGACCTGACAGAATTCCAGACCAACCTGGTGCCCTACCCCCGCATCCACTTCCCTCTGGCCACCTACGCCCCAGTTATCTCTGCTGAGAAGGCTTATCACGAGCAGCTCTCGGTGGCTGAGATCACCAACGCCTGCTTTGAGCCGGCCAACCAGATGGTCAAGTGTGACCCTCGGCACGGCAAGTACATGGCGTGCTGCCTGCTGTACCGCGGGGACGTGGTGCCCAAGGATGTCAACGCCGCCATCGCCACCATCAAGACCAAGCGCACCATCCAGTTTGTGGACTGGTGCCCCACTGGTTTCAAGGTGGGCATCAACTACCAGCCACCCACGGTGGTGCCCGGCGGCGACCTGGCCAAGGTGCAGAGGGCTGTGTGCATGCTGAGCAACACCACGGCCATCGCCGAGGCCTGGGCCCGCCTGGACCACAAGTTTGACCTGATGTACGCCAAGAGGGCCTTTGTGCACTGGTACGTGGGGGAGGGCATGGAGGAGGGCGAGTTCTCGGAGGCCCGTGAGGATATGGCAGCCCTGGAGAAGGATTATGAGGAGGTGGGGGTGGATTCTGtggaaggggagggagaggaggaaggggaggaatACTAA
- the LOC131094503 gene encoding tubulin alpha-1B chain encodes MRECISIHVGQAGVQIGNACWELYCLEHGIQPDGQMPSDKTIGGGDDSFNTFFSETGAGKHVPRAVFVDLEPTVIDEVRTGTYRQLFHPEQLITGKEDAANNYARGHYTIGKEIIDLVLDRIRKLADQCTGLQGFLVFHSFGGGTGSGFTSLLMERLSVDYGKKSKLEFSIYPAPQVSTAVVEPYNSILTTHTTLEHSDCAFMVDNEAIYDICRRNLDIERPTYTNLNRLISQIVSSITASLRFDGALNVDLTEFQTNLVPYPRIHFPLATYAPVISAEKAYHEQLSVAEITNACFEPANQMVKCDPRHGKYMACCLLYRGDVVPKDVNAAIATIKTKRSIQFVDWCPTGFKVGINYQPPTVVPGGDLAKVQRAVCMLSNTTAIAEAWARLDHKFDLMYAKRAFVHWYVGEGMEEGEFSEAREDMAALEKDYEEVGVDSVEGEGEEEGEEY; translated from the exons ATG CGCGAGTGCATCTCCATCCACGTGGGCCAAGCGGGCGTGCAGATCGGCAATGCGTGCTGGGAGCTGTACTGCCTGGAGCACGGCATCCAGCCCGACGGGCAGATGCCCAGCGACAAGACCATCGGCGGGGGGGACGACTCGTTCAACACCTTCTTCAGCGAGACGGGCGCCGGCAAGCACGTGCCCCGGGCCGTGTTCGTGGACCTGGAGCCCACGGTGATCG ACGAGGTGCGCACGGGCACGTACCGGCAGCTCTTCCACCCCGAGCAGCTGATCACGGGCAAGGAGGATGCGGCCAACAACTACGCCCGCGGGCACTACACCATCGGCAAGGAGATCATCGACCTGGTGCTCGACCGCATCCGCAAGCTG GCTGACCagtgcacagggctgcagggcttCCTGGTGTTCCACAGCTTTGGCGGTGGCACCGGCTCTGGCTTCACCTCCCTGCTCATGGAGCGCCTCTCTGTCGACTACGGCAAGAAGTCCAAGCTGGAGTTCTCCATCTACCCAGCCCCGCAGGTGTCCACGGCCGTGGTGGAGCCCTACAACTCCATCCTGACCACCCACACCACCCTGGAGCACTCCGACTGCGCCTTCATGGTGGACAACGAGGCCATCTACGACATCTGCCGCCGCAACCTGGACATCGAGCGGCCCACCTACACCAACCTGAACCGCCTCATCAGCCAGATCGTGTCCTCCATCACGGCCTCTCTGCGCTTTGACGGAGCCCTGAACGTCGACCTGACAGAATTCCAGACCAACCTGGTGCCCTACCCCCGCATCCACTTCCCTCTGGCCACCTACGCCCCGGTTATCTCTGCTGAGAAGGCTTATCACGAGCAGCTCTCGGTGGCTGAGATCACCAACGCCTGCTTTGAGCCGGCCAACCAGATGGTCAAGTGTGACCCTCGGCACGGCAAGTACATGGCGTGCTGCCTGCTGTACCGCGGGGACGTGGTGCCCAAGGATGTCAACGCCGCCATCGCCACCATCAAAACCAAGCGTAGCATCCAGTTTGTGGACTGGTGCCCCACTGGTTTCAAGGTGGGCATCAACTACCAGCCACCCACGGTGGTGCCTGGCGGCGACCTGGCCAAGGTGCAGAGGGCTGTGTGCATGCTGAGCAACACCACGGCCATCGCCGAGGCCTGGGCCCGCCTGGACCACAAGTTTGACCTGATGTACGCCAAGAGGGCCTTTGTGCACTGGTACGTGGGGGAGGGCATGGAGGAGGGCGAGTTCTCGGAGGCCCGTGAGGATATGGCAGCCCTGGAGAAGGATTATGAGGAGGTGGGGGTGGATTCTGtggaaggggagggagaggaggaaggggaggaatACTAA
- the LMBR1L gene encoding protein LMBR1L: MAPVEQDALAVREQLFHERVRECIICALLFASLYILCHFVITHFKKHTDFTAVHDDEDAAVNRIALGLCTFTLAVALGAVLLLPFSIISNEVLLSFPQNYYIQWLNGSLIHGLWNLVFLFSNLSLVFLMPFAYFFTESEGFAGSKKGIMARVYETSVVLLLLTLLVLGMVWVASAIVGNDAASRQSLYDLWEYYLPYLYSCISLFGVLLLLLCTPFGLSTMFTVTGKLLVKPRLLEDLDEQLSCTRFEEAAVSHRIRSGKASCWLNLDMEMLREQFFAIRSKRRKLELRHRASPWQRNLGYPLAMLGLLALTGISVLIVCFHVLELLLDDAAMPRGIQDASLGQVSFSIFGSFGAALQVVLIFYLMLSSVVGFYSSPLFTRLLPEREGTPLTKIIGNCVSLLVLSSALPVFSRTLGITRFDLLGDFGRFNWLGNFYIVFLYNMGFAGLTTLCLVKRVSWAVQAELIRAFGLHKLPLPVTRCRTRSKPS, translated from the exons ATGGCCCCTGTGGAGCAGGACGCGCTGGCCGTGCGGGAGCAGCTCTTCCACGAGAGGGTCCGCGAGTGCATC ATCTGTGCCCTGCTCTTTGCCAGCCTCTACATCCTCTGCCACTTTGTCATAACCCACTTTAAGAAGCACACGGATTTCACAGCAG TTCACGATGACGAGGACGCCGCTGTCAACAGGATTGC CTTGGGGCTCTGTACCTTCaccctggctgtggcactgggtgctgtcctgctcctgcccttctccATCATCAGCAACGAGGTGCTGCTCTCCTTCCCCCAGAATTACTACATCCAGTGGCTGAACGGCTCCCTCATCCATG GCCTCTGGaatttggttttcctcttctccAACCTGTCCCTGGTCTTCCTCATGCCCTTTGCCTACTTCTTCACCGAGTCAGAGGGGTTTGCAGGATCCAAGAAG ggcatCATGGCCAGGGTGTACGAGACCTcggtggtgctgctgctgctgaccctgctggtgctgggcatGGTCTGGGTGGCATCTGCCATCGTGGGCAACGACGCTGCCAGTCGCCAGTCACTCTACG ATCTCTGGGAATATTACCTGCCCTACCTCTACTCCTGCATCTCGCTTTTcggtgtcctgctgctgctgt TGTGCACCCCCTTTGGCCTCTCCACCATGTTCACCGTCactgggaagctgctggtgaaACCCCGG ctcctggaggacCTGGatgagcagctgagctgcacgAGGTTTGAGGAAGCCGCTGTGTCCCACAGGATCCGCTCcg GCAAAGCTTCCTGCTGGCTGAATCTGGACATGGAGATGCTACGGGAGCAATTCTTTGCCATCCGGAGCAAGAGGAGGAAGTTGG agctgcgGCACCGAGCATCGCCCTGGCAGCGGAACCTGGGCTACCCCCTGGCCATGCTGGGCCTGCTGGCACTCACA ggcatCTCTGTGCTCATTGTCTGCTTCCAcgtcctggagctgctgctggacgATGCTGCCATGCCAAGGGGCATCCAG GATGCGTCCCTGGGCCAGGTGTCCTTCTCCATCTTTGGTTCCTTTGGAGCTGCGCTGCAGGTCGTGCTCATTTT CTACCTAATGCTCTCCTCTGTCGTGGGCTTCTACAGCTCCCCCCTGTTCACTCGGCTGCTGCCAGAGAGGGAGGGCACCCCCCTGACCaag aTCATTGGGAACTGCGTCTCCTTGCtggtgctcagctcagccctgcctgtctTCTCCAGGACACTGG GCATCACCCGCTTTGACCTCCTGGGGGATTTTGGCCGCTTCAACTGGTTGGGGAACTTCTACATCGTCTTCCTGTACAACATGGGCTTTGCTGGGCTCACCACGCTGTGCCTGGTCAAAAGGGTCTCCTGGGCAGTGCAGGCCGAGCTCATCCGTGCCTTTG GTCTGCACAAGCTGCCGCTGCCCGTGACGCGCTGCAGGACCCGCAGCAAGCCCAGCTAG